One window of the Bradyrhizobium sp. NP1 genome contains the following:
- a CDS encoding sodium:solute symporter family protein: MHPNYVALAIVAIYIIGLGVVTSIIQRSVKTANTFTTGTTGKTGVPAVLVGLMLMSEFIGTSASVGTAQEAYKLGISASWNILALAAGFIFYGFFLAAKYKRSGHNTISAVLAEVYGQKTRLATSLVMIFALEIVAVAIYAGGGTILSALLAIDRTMAIVICGVVSVLYVFMGGMKSVVYTNIVHSFAKYLGVGAALYFGLTQVGGFSQLQAKLPPEMFSWVNVGWGQIFAWFIAGVGATFSTQYVIQAINTVDDPRSAKIASFSTALFLVPFGVITALVGMCSFALFPNIKSINAFSALIAQMDGLMAGVVAAGLAASLFGSLAAFAVATATLLYKDFYAGLIVKNPTEKGSLRFIRIATIVMGLLPIVLAIYTPNVLSVTFLGKALRASLSVLVLFVFYTPTVGNKTGAFLSILASLVATIAWFIMGNPYGIDNAYVALVVPLVVMGISNPFKGAPDAQPVLASASRPASGGE; encoded by the coding sequence ATGCATCCAAATTACGTCGCGCTCGCTATTGTCGCGATCTACATTATCGGCTTGGGGGTCGTGACATCGATTATCCAGCGCTCGGTGAAAACGGCCAATACCTTCACTACTGGCACCACTGGCAAGACTGGCGTTCCGGCCGTTCTGGTCGGCCTGATGCTGATGTCCGAATTCATCGGTACATCGGCAAGCGTGGGCACCGCGCAGGAGGCTTACAAGCTCGGCATTTCGGCCTCCTGGAACATCCTCGCTTTGGCGGCCGGCTTCATCTTCTACGGTTTCTTCCTCGCCGCGAAATACAAGAGGTCAGGTCACAACACGATCTCGGCCGTTCTCGCCGAGGTTTACGGCCAAAAGACCAGGCTCGCGACCTCGCTGGTAATGATCTTCGCGCTGGAGATCGTTGCGGTCGCAATCTATGCCGGTGGTGGAACGATCCTCAGCGCTCTGCTGGCGATCGACCGCACTATGGCCATTGTTATCTGCGGCGTGGTGTCCGTGCTTTACGTGTTCATGGGCGGCATGAAGTCGGTGGTTTACACCAACATCGTGCACTCCTTCGCCAAGTATCTGGGCGTCGGCGCTGCGCTCTATTTCGGTCTTACCCAAGTCGGCGGCTTCTCGCAGCTTCAGGCCAAGCTTCCGCCCGAGATGTTCTCCTGGGTCAATGTCGGTTGGGGTCAGATCTTCGCGTGGTTCATCGCCGGGGTTGGCGCGACGTTTTCGACCCAGTACGTCATCCAGGCGATCAACACGGTTGATGATCCGCGCAGTGCGAAGATCGCGAGCTTTTCGACCGCGCTGTTCCTCGTGCCGTTCGGCGTTATCACCGCGCTGGTCGGCATGTGCTCGTTCGCGCTGTTTCCGAACATCAAATCGATCAACGCGTTCTCGGCGCTGATCGCGCAGATGGATGGCCTGATGGCCGGCGTGGTTGCGGCGGGCCTTGCGGCTTCGCTGTTCGGATCGCTCGCCGCGTTCGCGGTTGCAACCGCAACCCTTCTCTACAAGGATTTCTATGCCGGGCTAATTGTAAAGAATCCGACCGAGAAGGGTTCGCTGCGGTTCATCCGCATCGCCACCATCGTCATGGGTCTGCTGCCAATCGTCCTTGCGATCTACACGCCGAACGTCTTGTCGGTGACCTTCCTCGGCAAAGCGTTGCGAGCCTCGCTGTCAGTGCTTGTCCTGTTCGTTTTCTACACGCCGACGGTCGGTAACAAGACTGGCGCGTTCCTGAGCATCCTGGCATCGCTCGTCGCGACTATCGCCTGGTTCATCATGGGTAATCCCTACGGCATCGACAACGCCTATGTCGCGCTGGTGGTGCCGCTCGTAGTGATGGGCATCAGCAACCCGTTTAAGGGCGCCCCCGATGCGCAGCCGGTCTTGGCTTCGGCCAGCCGCCCGGCTTCGGGAGGCGAATAA
- a CDS encoding aminotransferase class V-fold PLP-dependent enzyme has translation MTMVSQHYLQARKLLDDFRTDLAGPDRLERMASDLIGKDAPIVGPFGSKRLVYADYVASGRALMSIEQFILSNVLPYYANSHTEASYCGGAMTGFRRAARETVAACCGATDEYAVIFTGSGATAGLNRLVNLLGVTESMAAGVRPRIIIGPYEHHSNILPWRESGAEIVEIREAASGGPDLGEIDAALADADGRLVICALSAASNVTGIVSDVAGLTKRVKDAGARVVWDYAGAGPYLPIVMEPAAGALIDAVVVSPHKFIGGPAASGILIVCRDAVDVKKPTWPGGGTVKFVTPTEHDYSESLEVREEGGTPNVVGDIRAALAFLVKDAIGVNTMAKRNAELRARALAAWSGIDRLELLGNTRAESLPIFSFRIGDGNGGHIHQQLVTRMLSDRFGIQARGGCACAGPYVHRLLCIDDEESSMLRRLIADGDELRRPGFIRLNFGVLLTDDEVDFILGSVVQLANDATGFVDRYSVDVSRAIFFPREAGDAQIVSAAS, from the coding sequence ATGACCATGGTCAGCCAACATTATCTGCAAGCGCGTAAGCTGCTGGACGATTTTAGGACGGATCTTGCCGGGCCGGATCGTCTCGAGCGTATGGCTTCCGACCTCATCGGCAAAGACGCGCCGATCGTCGGACCATTCGGCTCGAAACGACTTGTCTATGCCGACTACGTGGCCTCCGGACGCGCGTTGATGAGCATCGAGCAGTTCATTCTATCGAATGTGCTGCCATACTACGCCAACAGTCATACCGAGGCGTCCTATTGTGGCGGTGCCATGACCGGATTTCGCCGCGCGGCGCGCGAAACTGTCGCGGCCTGCTGCGGCGCCACCGACGAGTATGCCGTGATCTTCACAGGCTCTGGCGCGACTGCCGGTCTGAATCGTCTGGTCAACCTGCTCGGCGTGACCGAAAGCATGGCTGCCGGTGTGCGACCGCGGATCATTATCGGTCCTTATGAACATCATTCGAATATCCTTCCCTGGCGCGAAAGCGGCGCAGAGATTGTTGAGATTCGGGAAGCCGCATCGGGTGGGCCCGATCTCGGCGAAATCGATGCGGCGTTGGCGGACGCCGATGGCCGCCTCGTGATCTGTGCACTTTCTGCAGCATCGAACGTCACCGGCATCGTTTCCGACGTTGCCGGGCTGACCAAGCGGGTGAAGGACGCCGGGGCCAGAGTGGTATGGGACTACGCGGGCGCAGGTCCGTACTTACCTATTGTGATGGAGCCCGCCGCGGGCGCGCTCATCGACGCGGTCGTAGTATCGCCGCACAAGTTCATCGGCGGTCCGGCGGCTTCGGGCATCCTGATCGTATGCCGCGACGCCGTGGACGTGAAGAAGCCGACGTGGCCCGGCGGTGGTACAGTCAAGTTCGTCACGCCGACCGAGCACGACTATAGCGAAAGCCTTGAGGTGCGCGAGGAAGGCGGAACGCCCAACGTGGTTGGCGATATCCGCGCCGCGCTCGCCTTTCTCGTCAAGGACGCGATTGGCGTCAACACCATGGCGAAACGCAATGCCGAGTTACGTGCGCGCGCGTTGGCGGCGTGGAGCGGGATCGACCGCCTCGAGCTTCTCGGTAACACGCGGGCCGAAAGCCTTCCGATCTTCTCGTTCAGGATAGGGGACGGCAACGGAGGTCATATCCATCAACAACTCGTCACACGAATGCTGAGCGACCGCTTCGGTATTCAGGCGCGTGGCGGCTGCGCTTGCGCTGGGCCCTACGTTCATCGCCTGTTGTGCATCGACGATGAGGAATCGAGCATGTTGCGCCGCCTGATCGCCGATGGCGATGAGCTTCGCAGGCCGGGCTTCATACGGCTCAATTTCGGCGTCCTGCTGACCGACGATGAGGTGGACTTCATTCTGGGGTCGGTTGTTCAGCTTGCCAACGATGCGACTGGATTCGTGGATCGCTATTCGGTCGATGTCAGTCGGGCGATTTTCTTTCCGCGCGAGGCGGGAGATGCGCAGATTGTTTCGGCAGCGAGTTGA
- a CDS encoding c-type cytochrome: MNFVPSLSIIAALLAIYSTPAQAQLTGHGGPVRAIAISGDGNSVLSGSFDTAAIRWSLKTEYAEQVLRFHSDAVNAVAFLKDGRMATAGADARIAIWTPGRPRPDQVLEGHRAPIASLAVSPDGAKLATASWDHTVRVWSLADGGQQVLEGHAQNVNGVVFTPDGRSLVSVGYDHELRIWPRTGGTPDVIVLPSPLNALTVAPDGEVVTGGADGKLRFLTSEGQETGEAQAGATPIIALAMSRDATLIAAAAIGGVVAIFDRKARSIARTLGDSGSPVWSVVFLPDNVTLLTGGADGKIRRWNARTGDPIGSSLQATARDPLAAYAGDHGAEVFRACIACHTLSDKEVQRAGPTLAGLYGRRIASLPGYRFSEALKGMNIVWTPETVSKLFEVGPNAYTPGTKMPEQRIGSAEDRKALTDFLARATSN; encoded by the coding sequence ATGAATTTCGTCCCGAGTCTCAGCATCATCGCTGCCCTGCTGGCGATTTATTCAACGCCGGCGCAAGCGCAATTGACAGGCCACGGTGGGCCCGTGCGGGCGATTGCGATTTCCGGTGACGGCAATAGCGTCCTGTCGGGCAGCTTCGACACTGCCGCCATCCGATGGTCGCTCAAGACCGAATACGCCGAGCAGGTCCTTCGCTTTCATTCGGACGCCGTGAACGCAGTCGCCTTCCTGAAGGATGGGCGCATGGCGACCGCCGGAGCGGACGCGCGGATAGCGATCTGGACGCCTGGCCGGCCGCGGCCGGATCAGGTTTTGGAGGGCCATCGCGCGCCAATCGCTTCGCTCGCTGTCTCGCCGGACGGCGCGAAGCTCGCCACTGCGTCGTGGGATCACACGGTTCGCGTCTGGTCGCTTGCTGACGGTGGCCAGCAGGTGCTGGAGGGGCATGCGCAGAACGTAAATGGAGTCGTTTTCACTCCGGACGGACGATCGCTCGTCAGTGTCGGTTACGATCACGAGTTGAGGATCTGGCCAAGGACGGGCGGAACGCCGGACGTCATCGTGCTCCCGTCACCTCTTAACGCACTGACGGTCGCTCCTGACGGCGAAGTCGTGACGGGTGGCGCCGATGGAAAGCTGCGCTTTCTCACCTCGGAGGGTCAGGAAACGGGCGAGGCGCAAGCCGGCGCGACGCCAATCATCGCGCTGGCGATGTCGCGGGACGCCACGTTGATCGCTGCTGCAGCAATTGGCGGCGTCGTGGCCATCTTCGATCGAAAGGCGCGGAGCATCGCCCGAACGTTGGGCGATTCCGGTTCGCCGGTGTGGTCAGTCGTGTTCCTGCCGGACAACGTAACATTGCTGACGGGCGGAGCCGACGGCAAGATCCGACGCTGGAATGCGCGGACTGGCGATCCCATCGGCTCTTCGTTGCAAGCCACGGCACGCGATCCGCTTGCCGCCTATGCGGGAGATCACGGTGCCGAGGTGTTCAGGGCGTGCATTGCCTGCCACACCTTGTCGGACAAGGAGGTGCAGCGCGCGGGCCCCACGCTTGCGGGCTTGTACGGCCGCAGGATTGCGTCCCTTCCCGGCTACCGCTTCTCAGAAGCCCTGAAGGGCATGAACATCGTGTGGACGCCGGAAACAGTATCAAAGCTGTTCGAGGTCGGTCCGAACGCCTATACGCCGGGGACAAAGATGCCGGAGCAACGCATTGGATCGGCGGAAGACCGCAAGGCGCTCACCGATTTTCTCGCGCGTGCGACATCGAACTAG